The following are encoded in a window of Candidatus Oleimmundimicrobium sp. genomic DNA:
- the ispG gene encoding flavodoxin-dependent (E)-4-hydroxy-3-methylbut-2-enyl-diphosphate synthase, giving the protein MKRVKSRQIKVGSLKIGGDAPISVQSMTNTKTHDIDKTVSQIKKLELAGCELVRVAVPDKKAVAALSHIKELIKIPLVADIHFNYKLALAALDAGADKIRINPGNIGNESRVREIIEKAREKRIPIRIGVNAGSLHKKYRDSGESLAKSLANSALEYVGFFEDLDFLDFIVSVKASSVTATIEAYELLASKVNCPLHIGVTEAGTLVTGTVKSAIGIGTLLREGIGDTIRVSLTANPIKEVEVGFKILRALELRCVGPEIISCPTCGRCEIDLIALTKKVEKKLSKCKIPLKIAVMGCIVNGPGEAREADLGIAAGKGEGLLFAKGKPIKKVPEGDLVEALLTLVSEFERG; this is encoded by the coding sequence GTGAAACGTGTAAAAAGTAGACAAATAAAAGTTGGAAGCCTAAAAATCGGGGGCGATGCACCTATCTCGGTGCAGTCGATGACAAACACAAAGACACACGATATTGATAAAACTGTGTCTCAAATTAAAAAATTGGAATTAGCAGGCTGCGAGCTTGTGAGGGTGGCTGTTCCAGATAAAAAAGCAGTTGCTGCTTTATCGCATATTAAAGAACTTATAAAGATTCCACTTGTGGCAGACATTCACTTTAACTACAAACTTGCCTTGGCCGCTCTTGATGCGGGGGCTGATAAAATTCGCATAAATCCGGGCAATATAGGTAACGAATCACGTGTTCGAGAAATAATTGAAAAAGCTCGTGAAAAAAGGATACCAATTAGAATAGGAGTGAACGCAGGTTCTCTTCACAAGAAATATCGAGATTCGGGAGAGAGCTTGGCTAAATCCTTAGCAAATAGTGCCTTAGAGTATGTTGGTTTTTTTGAAGATTTGGATTTTTTAGACTTTATTGTTTCAGTCAAGGCTTCGTCGGTTACAGCGACTATTGAAGCATACGAGCTCCTTGCCAGCAAAGTAAATTGTCCTTTGCATATCGGGGTAACCGAAGCGGGAACTCTGGTAACAGGTACAGTAAAATCGGCAATAGGCATAGGCACCCTTCTTAGAGAGGGAATTGGTGATACAATTCGAGTTTCTCTTACAGCGAATCCAATAAAAGAGGTCGAAGTCGGTTTTAAAATTTTACGCGCTCTTGAATTAAGGTGTGTAGGCCCTGAGATTATATCTTGTCCCACTTGCGGAAGGTGCGAAATTGATTTAATTGCATTAACTAAAAAAGTAGAAAAAAAGCTTTCGAAGTGTAAAATACCGCTCAAAATTGCGGTTATGGGCTGTATCGTTAATGGTCCGGGCGAAGCACGCGAGGCTGATTTGGGTATTGCCGCCGGGAAGGGAGAAGGCTTATTGTTTGCTAAAGGTAAACCTATTAAAAAAGTTCCCGAAGGCGATTTGGTTGAGGCGCTTTTGACGTTGGTATCAGAATTTGAAAGGGGTTAA
- a CDS encoding M50 family metallopeptidase, translating into MVLAVIFGKIILTILGIGLLIFVHEFGHFIAAKFLNIKVYEFVLGYGPKLISLKRGDTVYGVAAFPLGGYVKLEDINPEDISGKETRLRVLGDQPWGKRVCVLLGGPFMNFILPVFLIAIIFMIGVPTPTTTIEEVILGYPAVKAGFKAGDKIISIEGEKIEAWDEVTNTIKKSPNKTLNFVVLRNNKKVEIVTKIIEEDGHGFLGVEVKMTTRKFNIFSALYQGLKATIEIIWMTLKSIFLLITRKHLEGFTGKIIGPIGLVKEISIGIQEGIIVYLGILAQMSVGLGIANLIPIPPLDGGKLAFMGYELIAKKPPKVQTIFTIQAIGVALLIFLMIVVTFSDISGFFMAGSR; encoded by the coding sequence ATGGTTTTGGCCGTTATTTTTGGAAAGATAATTCTTACGATTTTAGGAATAGGGCTTTTAATCTTCGTTCATGAATTTGGGCATTTTATAGCAGCTAAATTTTTAAATATAAAAGTTTATGAATTTGTTTTGGGATATGGCCCAAAATTAATCTCTTTGAAGAGAGGGGATACGGTTTATGGAGTAGCTGCTTTCCCGTTGGGGGGCTATGTCAAGCTTGAAGATATTAATCCTGAAGATATCTCAGGAAAAGAAACAAGACTGCGAGTTTTAGGAGACCAACCCTGGGGTAAACGCGTCTGTGTTCTTTTAGGCGGCCCATTTATGAATTTTATTCTCCCTGTATTTTTAATAGCAATTATTTTTATGATTGGCGTGCCCACTCCAACCACAACAATTGAGGAAGTTATCCTGGGCTACCCAGCTGTTAAAGCAGGGTTTAAGGCAGGAGATAAAATTATTTCCATTGAAGGAGAAAAGATTGAAGCGTGGGACGAGGTAACCAACACAATTAAGAAAAGTCCGAATAAAACCTTAAATTTCGTGGTTCTGCGCAATAACAAAAAAGTTGAAATTGTCACTAAAATTATTGAAGAGGACGGTCATGGATTTTTAGGAGTAGAGGTGAAGATGACCACCAGAAAGTTTAATATTTTTTCTGCGCTATATCAGGGCTTAAAAGCGACCATTGAAATTATTTGGATGACTTTAAAATCGATATTTTTACTGATAACAAGGAAGCATTTAGAAGGTTTTACGGGCAAGATAATTGGTCCCATTGGTTTAGTTAAAGAGATATCTATCGGCATTCAAGAGGGAATTATCGTTTATTTAGGAATTTTAGCTCAAATGAGTGTGGGTTTGGGAATTGCAAACTTAATTCCGATACCACCGTTAGATGGCGGAAAACTTGCTTTTATGGGTTATGAATTAATTGCCAAAAAGCCGCCGAAAGTTCAAACTATCTTTACTATTCAGGCTATTGGAGTAGCTTTGCTTATTTTTTTAATGATTGTGGTTACTTTTTCTGATATTTCCGGTTTTTTTATGGCAGGGAGTCGATAG